One region of Hydrogenobaculum sp. Y04AAS1 genomic DNA includes:
- a CDS encoding TetR/AcrR family transcriptional regulator, whose amino-acid sequence MVDESVSKLKEEELNSKGKNRKKRKALETKRAIVEAGIKLFYDKGFTKTKISDITEKANVAHGTFYVYFKSKEDFFISILTMSRKELLENADEAIKLASEGKIEEAKKRFFIEGFSKMIQKSKLFGVLLFEGMCTDDRFKQFYKEGRFIFLDKMKKILNLCGIEGDYKAHMLLGLSKHLLEIYIFTGQDPKPIWQDALKNLGVL is encoded by the coding sequence ATGGTTGACGAGTCAGTAAGTAAATTGAAAGAAGAAGAGCTAAACAGCAAAGGCAAAAACAGAAAAAAAAGAAAAGCCTTAGAGACAAAGCGGGCCATAGTGGAAGCTGGCATAAAGCTTTTTTATGATAAGGGTTTTACAAAAACAAAAATATCCGACATCACTGAAAAGGCTAACGTAGCTCACGGCACTTTTTACGTATACTTTAAATCAAAAGAGGACTTTTTTATAAGCATATTGACGATGTCTAGAAAAGAGCTTTTAGAGAATGCCGATGAAGCAATAAAGCTTGCCAGCGAAGGTAAGATAGAAGAGGCAAAGAAAAGGTTTTTTATAGAAGGTTTTTCCAAAATGATTCAAAAAAGTAAGCTATTTGGAGTGCTTTTGTTTGAAGGAATGTGCACCGACGATAGGTTTAAGCAATTTTACAAAGAAGGTAGGTTTATATTTTTAGATAAGATGAAAAAAATTCTTAATCTATGCGGCATAGAAGGAGATTACAAAGCCCATATGCTTCTAGGACTTTCAAAACACCTTCTTGAAATATACATATTCACAGGACAAGATCCAAAACCAATATGGCAAGACGCTCTTAAAAATCTTGGGGTATTATGA
- a CDS encoding TolC family protein, translated as MRKFVFGILALAQISFGISLKEAIDSALKYNTDVLYQKLNTKIASEKKKEVFGNFLPSLDFNANTNVGNKLAIPEGPTSFVFQKGHFSQWNFGLKQVLFDMPSFYKYKISKDDLNAQKYMLTAVKTDVKIEVIDTYINALIKKKLIEVDKKEIKDYERHLYNVEQMYKQGLVAFKDILQTKVKLNQAKEKLAKDEGEYKVYIQKLSNLVGRPVHRLKEINYISNPLGKYNLNQLIDIALKNRVILKYGKTLIRKAKDYQALVKSTYLPKAYVEARYGYSDEIPGLPYYQDLVSAGVYWRMFGGLKRFHEVHQAFLAYKQALTNYKKLEDDVKLQVTSSYEELKTAEKDIALANSELKDAKEHYKIASEKYKAGLGTNTDVIDAEDYLTKARTDVVNSRYFYALSVYKLIEVVAYGQK; from the coding sequence ATGAGAAAATTTGTTTTTGGTATCTTGGCTTTAGCACAGATTTCTTTTGGTATAAGCCTTAAAGAAGCTATAGATTCCGCTTTAAAATACAACACAGATGTCTTATATCAAAAGCTAAACACCAAAATAGCTTCTGAAAAGAAAAAAGAAGTCTTTGGAAACTTTTTGCCAAGCTTAGATTTTAACGCCAATACAAATGTAGGAAACAAACTAGCTATACCAGAAGGTCCCACTAGCTTTGTATTCCAAAAGGGACATTTTAGCCAATGGAACTTTGGATTAAAACAAGTTTTGTTTGATATGCCTAGCTTTTACAAATATAAAATATCAAAAGACGATCTAAACGCTCAAAAGTATATGCTTACAGCAGTTAAAACTGATGTGAAGATAGAAGTCATAGATACATATATAAATGCACTTATAAAGAAAAAGCTTATAGAAGTGGACAAAAAGGAAATAAAGGATTACGAAAGGCATCTTTACAACGTAGAACAAATGTACAAACAGGGTCTTGTAGCTTTTAAAGATATATTGCAAACAAAGGTAAAACTAAATCAAGCAAAAGAAAAATTAGCAAAAGACGAAGGAGAATACAAAGTATATATTCAGAAACTCTCAAACCTTGTAGGAAGGCCAGTGCATCGTTTGAAGGAAATAAATTACATATCAAACCCGCTTGGCAAATACAATTTAAACCAACTTATCGACATAGCTCTAAAAAATAGAGTCATACTAAAATACGGTAAAACACTTATAAGAAAAGCCAAAGACTACCAAGCTTTAGTGAAATCTACATATCTTCCAAAAGCCTACGTTGAAGCAAGGTATGGATATTCTGATGAGATACCTGGATTACCTTATTATCAAGATTTGGTGAGTGCTGGAGTTTATTGGAGAATGTTTGGTGGCTTAAAAAGATTTCATGAAGTACATCAAGCGTTTTTAGCTTATAAACAAGCTTTAACAAACTATAAAAAATTGGAGGACGATGTAAAACTGCAAGTTACATCTTCTTATGAGGAGCTTAAAACTGCAGAAAAAGACATAGCACTAGCAAATTCTGAATTAAAAGATGCAAAAGAGCACTACAAAATAGCTTCTGAAAAATACAAAGCGGGACTTGGCACAAACACAGATGTCATAGACGCAGAGGATTATCTCACAAAAGCAAGAACAGATGTGGTAAATAGTAGATATTTTTACGCTTTATCGGTATACAAACTCATAGAGGTGGTGGCTTATGGACAGAAATAA
- a CDS encoding HlyD family secretion protein, translating to MDRNKKIGIAVLVILIVIFSVVAFKWIYYRITHAVSDAVFVEANTFTDVAYRRDSGRIIKLFKKEGDKVLKGEPLAKIDDTDYKLEYKALKYQIKELESEINLYKIQRDRLLVGTGLEAQANLYRTMEATQNMQSIMNKVKALDAKISLVNKDYHRFHKLYKDGVISRHAFEEKETELKNLLNEKNALLNQANAMASLSKAQNLGVAIAKNNQKQVKELTQKIDATENQIKSLEAKLQNVSDMIVETELTSPISGYIVKKFVSVGDVVKPGQPIYAVYNPKSVYVLDIIDETKLHGIKKGCLVHIHIDALPNEHYEGVVSEILRASAAKFALIPRDITAGEFTKVAQRIPVKIKITKGNINLLRVGYSGEVAIDRCANH from the coding sequence ATGGACAGAAATAAAAAGATTGGTATAGCCGTATTGGTAATACTTATTGTTATATTCTCAGTAGTTGCCTTTAAATGGATATACTACAGGATCACACATGCGGTTTCCGATGCAGTGTTTGTGGAAGCAAACACCTTTACAGATGTAGCTTACAGAAGAGATAGTGGAAGAATTATAAAACTATTCAAAAAAGAGGGAGACAAAGTCCTAAAAGGCGAACCTTTGGCAAAAATTGACGATACAGATTATAAATTAGAGTATAAAGCTTTAAAGTATCAGATTAAAGAGCTTGAGAGCGAAATAAACCTTTATAAAATCCAAAGGGATAGGCTTTTAGTAGGTACAGGACTGGAAGCTCAAGCTAATCTATATAGAACTATGGAAGCTACTCAAAATATGCAATCTATTATGAACAAAGTAAAAGCTTTAGATGCAAAGATATCTTTAGTGAATAAAGACTATCATAGATTTCACAAACTTTATAAAGACGGCGTTATATCAAGACATGCTTTTGAAGAAAAAGAGACAGAGCTTAAGAACCTTCTAAACGAAAAAAACGCACTGTTAAATCAAGCTAACGCCATGGCTTCTTTATCAAAAGCTCAAAACTTAGGTGTAGCTATTGCAAAAAACAACCAAAAGCAGGTAAAAGAATTAACCCAAAAGATAGATGCTACAGAAAACCAGATAAAATCTCTAGAAGCAAAACTTCAAAATGTATCTGATATGATAGTTGAGACAGAACTCACCAGTCCTATATCAGGGTATATAGTAAAAAAGTTTGTAAGCGTGGGTGATGTAGTAAAACCAGGCCAACCAATATACGCTGTGTATAATCCAAAATCTGTATATGTGCTTGATATAATAGACGAGACAAAACTACACGGTATAAAGAAAGGATGTTTGGTACACATACACATAGATGCCTTGCCAAACGAACATTATGAAGGTGTGGTATCTGAGATTTTAAGAGCATCCGCTGCTAAATTCGCACTCATACCAAGAGACATCACGGCAGGAGAGTTTACAAAGGTAGCTCAAAGAATACCGGTAAAAATCAAAATTACAAAGGGTAATATCAACCTTTTAAGGGTAGGATATAGCGGTGAAGTGGCTATAGATAGATGTGCCAATCATTGA
- the miaB gene encoding tRNA (N6-isopentenyl adenosine(37)-C2)-methylthiotransferase MiaB, translating into MKYFIKTYGCQMNINDSEKIKGILQTQGYEPATREEDADLVILNTCTIREKPDQKVWSHLGEIKKLKSINPNIKIGVCGCMAQRAGYEIASKMPFIDLVFGTKNIHHMPKLLEDVKVGNRAIEILEEEDPSENILDSYPTVRDNSYCAYVTIMRGCDKECTYCVVPFTRGKERSRNPQSILDEVKSLVDSGVMEIHLIGQNVTAYGKDIDYPFYKLLENISKIEGVKRIRFTTGHPIDMTDDIIETMANLPNMVNHLHLPFQAGSDRILELMKRNYTKAYYLNRIEKLKAKIKDITFSTDIIIGFPTETEEDFQHTLDVVQTVEFEQVFSFKYSKRPNTPAYYMEDDLTDEIKTDRIKRLLEIQKAITSKLMQRYKNTVQKVLVEDKKGNTYIGRTTTNVWCNITSSQDILGKEVEVLIAKAGFQSLDGVVQNIL; encoded by the coding sequence ATGAAATATTTTATAAAAACTTACGGTTGTCAGATGAACATAAACGATTCTGAGAAAATAAAAGGCATTTTACAAACACAAGGGTATGAGCCTGCCACAAGAGAAGAAGATGCCGATTTGGTTATCTTAAACACATGCACCATAAGGGAAAAACCCGATCAAAAGGTTTGGTCTCACCTTGGAGAGATTAAAAAGTTAAAATCTATAAACCCAAATATAAAAATAGGCGTCTGTGGATGTATGGCCCAAAGAGCTGGGTATGAAATAGCTTCAAAAATGCCTTTTATAGATTTGGTATTTGGCACTAAGAACATACACCATATGCCAAAACTTTTGGAAGATGTGAAAGTTGGCAACAGAGCAATAGAAATATTGGAAGAAGAAGACCCTTCAGAAAACATATTGGACTCTTATCCTACTGTAAGAGACAACAGCTACTGTGCTTATGTCACTATAATGAGAGGCTGTGACAAAGAGTGCACTTACTGCGTGGTACCTTTTACTAGGGGGAAAGAAAGAAGTAGGAATCCTCAAAGCATTTTAGATGAGGTAAAGTCTCTTGTAGATAGTGGTGTTATGGAAATACACCTAATAGGTCAAAATGTTACCGCTTACGGCAAAGATATCGATTACCCTTTTTACAAGCTTTTAGAAAACATATCAAAAATAGAAGGGGTAAAAAGAATAAGATTTACCACAGGTCATCCTATAGATATGACAGACGATATTATAGAGACAATGGCAAACCTTCCAAATATGGTAAACCATTTACACCTTCCGTTTCAAGCAGGCTCAGATAGGATATTAGAGCTTATGAAAAGAAACTATACAAAGGCTTACTATCTAAATAGAATAGAAAAGCTAAAAGCTAAAATAAAAGATATAACTTTCTCTACAGATATCATCATAGGTTTTCCCACAGAAACAGAAGAAGACTTCCAGCATACTTTAGACGTAGTGCAAACTGTTGAGTTTGAGCAAGTATTTTCTTTTAAATATTCGAAACGCCCAAATACACCTGCATACTATATGGAAGATGATTTGACAGACGAAATAAAAACAGATCGGATAAAAAGACTCTTAGAGATTCAAAAAGCAATAACATCAAAGCTTATGCAAAGATACAAAAACACTGTTCAAAAAGTGCTTGTAGAGGATAAAAAAGGAAATACATACATAGGAAGGACTACCACAAACGTATGGTGTAATATCACATCTTCGCAAGATATATTGGGAAAAGAAGTTGAAGTGCTTATCGCAAAGGCTGGCTTTCAAAGTTTAGATGGTGTAGTTCAAAACATCCTTTAA
- a CDS encoding CinA family protein: MNFINVIFEDVVCYDDYLERLQKYLFEKGYIISSKAKNYIIINKENYNPLDWDKLLHLEVRQKPLILRLFYLDKDLEQIKDCYIKQTPFGFDVFPEESEMFRLLKEKYKDYIYTDTYESIEETVIKTLKDKSKTLVCAESCTAGMISSSLVNVAGSSPVFLGGFVVYSNDFKVNFLNVNRTLIERYGAVSEEVVRAMALGALEYSDADISIAVSGIAGPGGSEFKPQGFTYMAIGTDKDILVYNYTFKSDRNTNRRQTTAFVLFKLLKDVLNYTI, from the coding sequence ATGAATTTTATAAACGTTATCTTTGAAGATGTTGTTTGTTACGATGATTACCTTGAAAGGCTTCAGAAATATTTATTTGAAAAGGGTTATATAATTTCTTCAAAAGCCAAAAACTATATAATTATAAACAAGGAAAACTACAATCCGTTAGATTGGGATAAATTGTTACATTTGGAAGTAAGACAAAAACCGCTGATACTTAGATTGTTTTACTTGGATAAAGATCTAGAACAAATAAAGGATTGTTATATAAAACAAACACCTTTTGGATTTGATGTTTTTCCAGAGGAAAGCGAAATGTTTAGGCTTTTAAAAGAAAAATACAAAGATTATATATATACAGATACTTACGAAAGCATAGAAGAAACGGTTATAAAAACTTTGAAAGACAAATCAAAAACTCTTGTTTGTGCTGAAAGTTGCACCGCTGGGATGATAAGCTCAAGCCTTGTGAATGTAGCTGGTTCATCTCCGGTATTCTTAGGAGGCTTTGTAGTCTACTCTAACGATTTTAAAGTAAATTTTTTAAACGTTAACAGGACTCTGATAGAAAGATACGGGGCAGTTTCGGAAGAAGTGGTAAGGGCAATGGCGCTTGGGGCTCTTGAATACTCTGATGCTGATATATCAATTGCAGTTAGTGGTATAGCGGGTCCTGGGGGTAGCGAATTTAAACCTCAAGGCTTTACTTATATGGCTATAGGCACCGACAAAGACATTCTTGTATACAACTATACATTTAAATCTGATCGCAATACCAACAGAAGACAAACAACGGCTTTTGTATTGTTTAAGCTTTTAAAGGATGTTTTGAACTACACCATCTAA
- a CDS encoding penicillin-binding protein 2 — protein sequence MKTQSLTAKSKKKLKLVIFLIFALYFLVLARAFYIQVIAGENYVKKVLADFPKGRIIKITSYRGSILDKNGQPLAISLPTISIYAFPKLIQNKQELADKLSKILGLPQFQILNTLNSKERFVWIARHVSQSDKGLVEQAILDTNNFKGVGVQSDFKRVYPDHNVASNLIGFVGWDGKGLDGMEYALNKYLGGKPIEVMTIFAPKEGKMVLKPLSIQDTGTQNDVYLTIDMGVQSIVEDIKNQLVKEFNPRRVAIVVEDVRNGNILGMATYPDFDPNDYYNYPQRDWRNSAVTDVFEPGSVMKPFFLGYAMAKGYIHRGETCNANGGKGDFYGHIVTDVEHNGILTMSQILIVSSNVCAMKVASHLTREDAENVVNLFHLVKPYNIIPGEQAGILPNFYYPINRMFATIGQGIAVNALNLANGYAALATDNLLKPYIIRKIVNPLGQVIYHEHVDVIHKDIYPQSTIDWLHYALEQVVEKGTGTAAKSKHFTIAGKTGTSQIFNFKTGHYSLRKVVAVFAGFFPVSNPRFSAVIVAYDPHPKNGALAWGGSVSAPYFKELVDRISFYYAIKPDKVEQSR from the coding sequence ATGAAAACTCAAAGCCTGACGGCAAAATCTAAGAAGAAATTAAAACTAGTGATATTTTTAATATTTGCATTGTACTTTCTGGTATTGGCAAGGGCTTTTTATATACAGGTTATAGCTGGTGAAAACTACGTAAAAAAAGTTTTAGCAGATTTTCCAAAAGGACGTATCATAAAGATAACTTCTTATAGAGGTTCTATATTGGATAAAAACGGTCAACCTTTAGCTATAAGCTTGCCTACTATTTCTATATATGCATTTCCAAAGTTAATACAAAACAAACAAGAACTAGCTGATAAACTTTCAAAAATATTGGGATTACCACAATTTCAAATATTAAATACCTTAAACTCTAAAGAAAGATTTGTATGGATAGCAAGACATGTTTCACAGTCTGACAAAGGGCTTGTAGAACAAGCTATACTTGATACCAACAACTTTAAAGGCGTGGGAGTGCAGAGCGATTTTAAGAGGGTTTATCCAGATCACAACGTAGCTTCTAATCTAATAGGCTTTGTAGGGTGGGATGGTAAAGGTCTCGATGGTATGGAGTACGCTTTAAACAAATATTTAGGCGGTAAACCAATAGAAGTAATGACGATATTTGCTCCAAAAGAAGGCAAGATGGTCTTAAAGCCGTTGTCCATTCAAGATACCGGTACCCAAAACGACGTATATTTAACTATAGATATGGGTGTTCAGTCTATAGTTGAGGATATAAAAAATCAATTAGTTAAAGAGTTTAATCCAAGACGAGTTGCCATAGTGGTAGAAGATGTGAGGAATGGAAACATACTTGGTATGGCTACATATCCAGATTTTGATCCAAACGATTATTACAACTATCCACAGAGAGATTGGAGAAATTCTGCGGTTACGGATGTTTTTGAGCCAGGTTCTGTGATGAAACCTTTTTTCTTAGGATATGCCATGGCAAAAGGCTATATCCACAGAGGAGAAACTTGTAATGCCAACGGTGGTAAAGGAGATTTTTACGGCCATATAGTAACAGACGTAGAACACAACGGTATACTTACGATGTCTCAAATCCTTATTGTATCAAGCAACGTATGTGCTATGAAAGTAGCTTCTCATCTTACTAGAGAAGACGCTGAAAATGTAGTAAATCTATTTCACCTGGTGAAACCTTACAATATAATACCTGGCGAGCAAGCTGGTATATTGCCTAACTTTTATTATCCTATAAATCGTATGTTTGCTACAATAGGACAAGGCATTGCAGTAAACGCTTTGAATTTGGCAAATGGCTATGCGGCATTGGCAACTGACAATCTTTTAAAGCCATATATAATAAGAAAGATTGTGAATCCATTAGGACAAGTAATATACCATGAGCATGTGGATGTGATCCATAAAGATATATATCCGCAAAGTACTATAGATTGGCTTCACTACGCTTTAGAGCAAGTTGTAGAAAAGGGTACTGGTACTGCTGCAAAATCAAAACATTTTACAATAGCTGGTAAAACGGGAACCTCTCAAATATTTAACTTTAAAACTGGTCATTACTCTTTGAGAAAAGTGGTGGCTGTTTTTGCAGGCTTTTTCCCGGTATCAAACCCACGATTTTCTGCTGTTATCGTTGCATACGATCCACATCCTAAAAATGGAGCTCTTGCTTGGGGTGGTAGTGTATCTGCTCCTTACTTTAAAGAACTAGTTGATAGGATAAGCTTTTATTACGCCATAAAACCTGATAAAGTAGAACAAAGCAGATGA
- the rsmH gene encoding 16S rRNA (cytosine(1402)-N(4))-methyltransferase RsmH has protein sequence MHKSVLLKEVTDFLSNPCPKIHIDATLGLGGHAKALLEVCKDTFLIGIDKDENAIEIAKEKLKGFNAVFYHGSFKDFDIVLKEEGLLYFDSILFDFGVSSLQLDEEEGFSFQREDFLDMRMDKRQQKTAYIVINTYKEKELADIFYKYGEERLSKKIARSIVEKRKKKPIETTKELVDIVSSCYPYKYSKINPATKVFQALRIEVNSELEDIKIALSKLLDFAKEGSKFAFISFHSLEDRLVKEFIKNNADKLKVCSKKPITPSDEELLYNKRARSAKLRCAKLCYNEKKDEAFDS, from the coding sequence ATGCATAAAAGTGTCCTTTTAAAAGAAGTTACAGATTTTCTTTCAAATCCTTGCCCAAAAATACATATAGATGCTACTTTAGGTCTTGGTGGTCACGCAAAAGCGCTTTTAGAAGTTTGCAAGGATACGTTTCTAATAGGCATAGATAAAGACGAAAATGCCATTGAAATAGCTAAAGAGAAGCTAAAAGGTTTTAATGCGGTGTTTTATCATGGTTCTTTTAAAGATTTTGATATTGTACTAAAAGAAGAGGGCTTATTGTATTTTGATTCTATCCTTTTTGATTTTGGCGTATCGTCTTTACAGCTTGACGAGGAGGAGGGTTTTTCATTTCAAAGGGAAGATTTTCTTGATATGAGAATGGATAAAAGGCAACAAAAAACAGCTTATATTGTAATAAATACCTATAAAGAAAAAGAGTTAGCTGATATATTTTATAAGTACGGTGAAGAAAGACTGTCAAAAAAAATAGCAAGATCTATCGTAGAGAAAAGGAAGAAAAAACCTATAGAGACCACAAAAGAGTTGGTGGATATAGTGTCATCTTGTTATCCATACAAATATAGCAAAATAAATCCCGCCACAAAAGTGTTTCAAGCTTTGAGGATAGAGGTAAACAGCGAATTAGAGGATATAAAGATTGCTCTGTCAAAACTTTTAGATTTTGCAAAAGAGGGCTCTAAATTCGCTTTTATATCATTTCATTCTTTGGAAGATAGGCTTGTGAAAGAATTTATCAAAAACAACGCTGATAAACTTAAAGTTTGCTCTAAAAAGCCGATAACACCTTCTGATGAGGAGTTACTTTACAACAAAAGAGCTAGATCAGCAAAGTTACGTTGCGCAAAGTTATGCTATAATGAAAAGAAGGATGAAGCTTTTGATAGTTAG